Sequence from the Temnothorax longispinosus isolate EJ_2023e chromosome 6, Tlon_JGU_v1, whole genome shotgun sequence genome:
ACTGGTCGGGGGGGCGCCGATGCCTTATCAAGACAACCCGGAGAACGTTGTATCAGTATTTATCAGCAAGATAATTGACCCGGACAATCCTTTTGGCTCCGCCGACTGCGTCCGCATCTCTTTACTGCAATTCTCCTGTCTTTTAGTGGAACAGGCATCGCAACACATTCACGACGTGACAAACAAGAGGCAAGGAAACAAGCTGCGTCGCTTGATGACCTTTGCCTGGCCTTGCTTACTCGGCAAGAATTGCGTAGATCCGACCACTAGATACCATGGCCATCTTCTACTCAGTCATATAATAGCAAAGTTTGCTATCCACAAACGCATAGTCTTGCAAGTGTTTCATAGCTTGTTGAAAGCGCATGCCGTAGACGCGCGTAATGTTGTACGACAAGCGTTAGAAATACTGACACCTGCGATGCCTGTACGGATGGAAGATGGTAATACTATGTTAACACATTGGACGAAGAAGATTATCGTGGAGGAAGGTCACTCTATGCAACAATTGTCTCATATCCTACAACTAGTTGTGAGGCACTACAAAGTCTACTATCCAGTCAGGCACCACCTGGTTCAGCATATAGTAAACTCGATTCAACGTATAGGATGTACCCCGACCGCTACTATAGAACATAGGCGACTAGCTGTTGAATTGGCGGAGGTCATCGTTAAGTGGGAGCTGTATAGGATTAAGGAAGAAGCCGAAGCCTCAGAATCTAATAAAGCGATGCAACCGTCGACTTTGATTAAACGCACGATTAACGAGGATCCGTCGGGCAAACGCATGAGTTCCCAGCCGTCCGGTAACAGCCCCGTGCCTCTTATTCTACCCAGAATAGAGCCGGGATCGGCAAAACCCATTGAGAAGGCTCACGCGGACGCCGTTTTGAATTTCTTGCTGCGCCTGGCGTGTCAAGTAAACGATGTGACTACTATTCACGGCAATCCAGGTGAGCAATTATCTAGACGTTGCGTCGCTTTATTGAAAATGGCGCTGAAACCCGACGTATGGGTCGCCGAACAGTGCGACTTAAAGCTGGCTTGGCTTGACAAAGTTCTCGCCAGTGTGGACAGCGCTCAGCCCAACTACGGTAACATTAGCACAGCACTGGAAGTACTAACGTTTCTGTTGAGCGTAATGAAGCGGGAGCAAATACTCGCCAGCTTTAAGCCACTGCAACGCGGAATAGGTGCCTGTATCACCAGCAGCAACACTAAAATCATACGTCTGGTACATGGCTTATTGTCACGATTGATGACGATTTTCCCGGCCGAGCAGGCGTCTCCAAACATAGCACCCAAGTATGAGGAACTGGACACATTATACACGACTATAGGCAGATTTATAGCCGAAGGACTGACTACTTATGAAAAGACTAGCGCGGCTACGCCGAGCTCGCTTTTTGGCACACTTATGATGCTTAAAGCTGCCTGTACGAATAATCCCAGTTATATCGATCGGCTGATAACTCCATTCATGAGGGTGTTGCACAAAATGGCCAAAGAACATTTACACTCCACGCAGACTGAGGCCAATCCCGTCACGAGCGAATTGTTGATTCTCAGTCTAGATCTGGTGAAGAATCGCGTAGCAGTAATGGGCGTCGACATGCGCAAGTCGTTCATAGGCACGATCTTGGTCGGCCTGATCGAGAAGACGCAAGATGTTAAAGTGATGAAGGCCATCACAAAGATATTGGAGGAGTGGATGAAAAACAAGACCACCATTGCGATGAATCAGACGCCCAGTTTGCGCGAGAAGTCCATCCTGCTGGTGAAAATGATGCAGTACGTCGAGAAACGGTTTCCCGACGATCTAGAGCTCAACAGGCAATTCTTGGAGCTGGTGAATTACGTTTACCGCGACGACAGCCTGAAGCTGACGGAATTAACTTGTAAGCTGGAACAGGCTTTTCTGGCCGGTCTGCGTTGCGTGCAGCCGCAAGTGAGAGCAAagtttttcgagatatttgacaATTCGATGAAGAAGCGTTTGGCCGATCGTATTTTGTACATCGTCGTCAGTCAGAATTGGGAGAACATAGGATCCCACTATTGGATCAAGCAGTGCATCGAGTTGCTGCTGGCCACCGTCAATACTACTACCTTGGTACAAATAACAAATGAAGATCTCTTGCTACCCAGCCTTACGTCTATCATGCAAGGAGGCAAGGAAAAGGAGAGCAAGGCTCAAACGCACTTTGTTTGTCGTCTCGGTCGTCCTGACGAGGAGCCGCTGGACACCGAGGTGGCGGAAGGAGACTCGAAGGAGACGTTCCTCGAGATGGACACTTGGTTGTCCAATCTGATGGATTCGACGAGCGCCACCACCCCTGCTGATGAGATCACCGAGAAACCCAGCTTGACGCAGATGATCAACAAACAGATACGCTTCATGGAGAATGCGAAGAAGATCAAAACGGAGCAGTTGCTCCTAGCAACTGCTCAGCTGTGCCATATGGACACAGGGCTGGCGGAGCGCGTCTGGTTGGACATGTTCCCACGAATATGGTCCATCTTGGAGGAACCTTATCTCAATGCCATAACGACAGAAATAGCGCCGTTTGTCGCCAGCGGGACACACGTTATCCAGAAGGATTGCCATCCGAGCGCGCTCGGCACTTTCCTCGAGTCGCTGGCGCACTGTAATCCACCGGTGGCCATCCCGCCACCCGTGATGAAATACCTGGGTAGGTCGCACAATGTCTGGCACCGAATAACCCTGAGTCTAGAGCAGATGGGTGCCGAGATGGCGGCGGACGGTAACGGCGGTAACGTAAAGAATCGAGGCGAGACTGATCTGTATCGCTCGCCTGACGAAGCCGAGCAGGTTGAGTGCGTCACTCCCTATTACGAGGTGATGCACATGCTCTCGGAGATGTACTCGTTGCTCTGTGAGGAAGACATGTGGTCGGGTCTGTGGCAGAAGAGGCCTGCGCATTACAAGGAGACCTTGCACGCGATTGCGCTAGAGCAGCAAGGATTTTTCGAGCAGGCACAAGGTGCGTACGAGGTATGTACGGCTAAGTTTCGACAGGATTATCCGTCTGGCCCTGCACCCTATCATCTTAACGAGGAGATGCTTCTCTGGGAAAGACATTGGGAACGCACTGTGAAAGAACAGAATCAGTGGGACATTCTATTGGAACTCGGCGGCCATAATAACTACAAGAATCCCTTCCTCGTCCTAGAGAGTGCATGGCGTATTCCCAATTGGCCAGTGATGAAGGAAATTCTCACACAGTTGGAGCACAATTGTCCACGGGAAATGGCCTGGAAGGTATTATGACGTAATAATCcttaagaaaaagataaacgctttataattttttttccattcccTGAGATGTTGACTTTGTAGCGCAATCTTGCCATGCATACGTATatgttttaacattaaaaggAGATGTTGCCAAActcgtaattttttctatattgttGTAGATCAACCTGTATCGTGGATTTGTGACCTTGTGCAGTAGTGAGGATCAACATCTAAGCACCGTCGAGCGTTATGTAGAACTTGCGTCTGGCTTGTGTATGCGTGAGTGGCGTCGACTGCCGCGCATTGTTAGCCACGTCCATCAGCCGCTACTACAAGCGGCCCAACAGATAATGGAGCTTCAGGAAGCAATGCAAATCCATCAGGGACTGCTACATGGCAGAAGTAACTCACTGCACGACATGAAGGCCATCGTAAAGACATGGAGAAATCGTTTACCCGTAATAGCAGACGATCTCAGTCATTGGTCGGATATCTTTACTTGGCGGCAACATCACTATACCTTTATCTCCAATCACTATGATTCTCAACAGGACCAAACAGTTAATCACTCATTGCTTGGCGTGCATGCCTCTATGCAGGCGATTATTCACTTTGGTAAAATTGCTAGAAAGCAGAATCTGTGCGGCGTTTGCCTGGATTCTTTGGCCAAGATTTATAATCCCTCGAGCGTACCTATGGTCGATTGCTTCCAGAAAATCAGACAACAGGTAAAGTGCTATTTGCAGATGGCCACTATGGGAGGGCAAAACGAGTTGCAAGAAGGTTTGGATGTGCTGGAATCAACCAATATGgcatattttacaaaagaaatggTCGCTGAATTTTACGCATTGAAGGGTTTGCTTCAGTCACAACTTGGCCGCTCGGACGATGCCAACAAAAGCTTTTCTGCGGCGACTCAGTTGCATGACACTCTGGTGAAAGCTTGGTCTCTTTGGGGCGATTATCTTGAAAGTATCTTTACGCGCGATGGACATGCTCGTCAGATCAACATTGGCGTAAATGCTCTTGTATGCTTCTTACATGCCTGCAGGCACCAGAATGAATCAAAATCCAGAAAGtacattgcaaaaattttatggCTACTCACCTATGATGACGACAAGTCATTGCTCATGGATACTTTGGACAAGTATGCCGTGGGTGTCCCAGCTATTCAGTGGTTACCGTGGGTACCGCAGTTACTGATGTATCTGGTGCGCTATGAAGGAAGTGTGATCTTAAACTTGTTAAGTCAAGTTGGAAGGATGTTCCCGCAAGCGGTTTATTTTTCCATCCGTACTCTTTATTTGACGTTGAAAATAGAGCAGAGGGAGAGATATAAAAGCGGTGAATTGACCGCAGGGAAGAGTCAGGATGGTGTCGAAGAACGGGGCTCTACCACGGGCAATGTACCCCCGCAACAGGGAATATCGGAAACCGGTCATACGGTACGTGCCACGGCGCCTATGTGGAGGTGTTCGAAGATCATGCATATGCAAAGAGACATTCATCCAACTATCTTATCTAGTTTAGAGGGCATAGTCGATCAGGTTGGTTTgaataattcttttacttttatccACTTAATATCGCATAATAAGACATAATACACAAATACAGGAAATATAAtggatgtatatgtatacacgtgtacgttattatataaaaagtatacagtaaaaaattatatataataaaaaatatatagctaatagaataatagagattttttattagcttgatatatacaaatacacacacacatgtacgtatatgaatttttttttattttaatgtcaagaaattattttcgaagtTTATCGAAGCACTTTAGAAATattgtgtgtgcgtgcgtgcgtgcgtgcgtgcgtatgtcccaaatatttctgtaattatcttaagtttataattaagatatctttatactaattgtaagattcaatattttaagatttcccgtataaaaagagatattataattattataaatttatatttcagatGGTATGGTTCCGTGAGACGTGGTATGAAGAAGTTTTAAGGCAGTTGAGACAAGGCCTCGCAAAATGTTATGCGATAGCATTCGAAAATCGTGGAGCAGTCAGCGAAGCTACAATAACTCCTCATACATTGAACTTCGTGAAAAAACTTGGTTCTACGTTCGGTATTGGCATTGGTAAATCCAATTTCGCTTTTTGTATTGGTTATTAAACGAGAATTAGACAAAAAGGAGACGATTTTCCTCTAATATGTACTTTGCGATTTGCAGAGAACATATCATCCTCCCAAAACATGAGCAGCTCGTTTAGCTCGGCGGCATCGGAATCTTTGGCACGAAGAGCTCAAGCTACCGTGCAGGATCCTGTTTTCCAGAAAATGAAAGGCCAATTTACGAGTGATTTCGACTTCACTGTACCTGGAGCTAGATTACTACACAATCTCATCAGCAAGTTGAAGAAATGGATAAAGATCCTCGAAGAAAAAACGAAACAACTGccaaagtaatattttattttttaattgttgacatctctttttttacaatgacTTCTCTTTTTTATGATTCGTGGACTACATATTCGTGCATTGTTTCGCagatcttttttaattgaggAGAAATGTCGCTTTTTGAGCAATTTTAGTTTGAAAACTGCAGAAGTCGAGCTGCCCGGTGAATTTCTGATACCTAGGGTAAGACAGTCAAACTcttctaaattaaaatcctCTATTCTCAGTGGATACGCATAGACATAATTACGCATACACgtaatgatatttttctatatatcatctatatatatcacctttatatctatatatatacctttattttctacttatatatatattagggtgtgtcattttggagcaactttttttttcatttcacgaatagcatatatacttgcaggaaggtaaaataagatacctgttaaaattttagcccttaatattaatattaataggtcgctcatcgcgattttttattttttatttagtaagatagaaaaaattttataactatctaacaaacacagcattgcgccacatagattttttgtagtaaatttaccgctctacaaaaaagatctcatcattttttcataaatttaaccgttcaaaagatattcaaagttaaagtttgataaattttataaaaattgtttttgcttcttatgaatgttgtatcatatcaactatcaaaaattatgaaataatcaatacatatttttgtagaaaatttaacgacaatttatctacaaaaaaggtctcttatgtttttttcataaataaaggtgaaattaagaaagagaTTAGGGAGTTTGTTCccgataatttaaaattaaagctaTCCAACTGCATAATAATATTCAGcatttataatcttatttttatttaaacgataaaaataatattcgataTTGAATTGAAAAGGGCCTGTGCTTTGTTAATcctttctaaaattttatattcttcagcaCTCGCATTATTCTGTAAAGATAGCGAGATTTGTACCGCGCGTTGAGGTGGTTCAACGACACAACACGGCCGCCAGGAGATTACGCATTCGCGGTCACAACGGTCGCCTCTATCCTTATTTAGTAGTCAACGACGCTGGTCTGGGAGACGCTAGACGTGAAGAGCGCCTGTTACAACTGTTGCGCATGTTGAACCACTATCTGACCAAGCAGAAGGAAACGTCACGACGTTTTCTGCACTTTACAGTGCCACGACTCGTCGCGGTTTCGCCGCAGATGAGACTCGTGGAGGACAACCCGGCAGCAATTTCCCTCTTAGACATTTACAAGCAGGCCTGTGCCAAGCTGGGGATGGAGCGCGACGCACCTATTGCCAGATATTATGAGAAACTGGCTGCCGTACAAGCACGAGGCGCGCAAGCCAGCCATCAAGTGCTACGGGATATTCTGAAGGAAGTGCAGACCACAATGGTCTCCAAAACTATGCTCAAAGATTGGGCAATGAAAACATTCCCCGGCGCCACTGATTATTGGACATTCAGAAAAATggtaaatacttttttttaatactaatgATTTAAAACATAAACATTGTAGGTTTTTTggacaatttttaattgattttatattacaagaaaGCTTTTTGAGTTCaagcacaaaattatatccTTCTTTATAGTAAttgatacaaaaaaagaagaactTCTCTAAATTGCTGACCGAGAAAAATAGAGATAGAGACCTGCAATCATCGAAGAATTTAATCACTGATGTAAAAAACTACAATGCAACATATGTATTTTCATCGTGTCTTCATCTTTCTGTTTTTAGTTCACCTTGCAGCTGTCGCTGACATGCTTTGCCGAATACGTACTTCATCTTACGCGACTCAATCCCGACATGATGTACGTGCATCAGGATTCTGGTCTAATCAACATCGCGTATTTCAAATTCGACATCGATGATATCTCCGGAGAGTTAGACGCAAAGAGACCGGTACCCTTCCGCCTGACGCCCAATATCTTCGAATTTCTCACAACTATAGGTCAGTCAGACACAATCTTAAAATCTTCTCGTCTGTCgacgtgaaaataaaaagatatcttGATATAGACATCCCTTGTGCttggaaaaattcaaatgttATATAGAAATACTTGTAGTAAATCCGATATTTGTTACTGTGCAGACGGTTGCCAAGTTCTTTCAGGTTTCACGATGTTAATTCTTTTGCAGGAGTTTGCGGACCATTGACCGCTAGCGCGATCGCCACAGCGCGCTGTTTGGTTCAGCCCACGTTCCAGCTGCATGCTATACTTCGCACAATTTTGCGAGATGAAGTGATCGCGGACCATAAACGGCAAGAAGACGCCGAGGGCACATCACAAGCGCCGACCGATCTAAAGGGTGAACTTCTGATAAAGATGGTGAACCATGCGGTCAACGCGATTGTCGGTAGACTAAATTCTCTCGCAAATTTCGACGGCATTGACAGTAAGGTCAGCACACTAGTAGCCGCTGCCAATAGCCATGACAATCTCTGCAGAATGGATCCCTCGTGGCACCCATGGCTGTAAGATACAGAACGTTTGGCCTAACAACACATTTGTGCTATAACGAACGAGAAAAGGATTAAAATCATTATCgcattattcattttattttcttgcccATATacgttcttatattttataacactgACGCTAGCTTTCAggaagttattgaaaaatgaaagatgATAAAGAGAAGTTAGACGctagaaaagtattatttataatctatacacggagaaaattttatgttaaattttactatgctgCCGCACCAACTGCGGACCATCAAGACGCccaagtttaaatgctatagtcttgtgtaaaattactatgtcCATAGCATTTAGTGATATGTCCATAGCATTTAGTGATATGATCATAGCATTATTATAGCATTGAATGCTATGATCGTAGCATTAAATGCTATGgacatagtaattttacacaagactatagcatttaaacttggGCGTCTTGATGGTCCGCAGTTGGTGCGGcagcatagtaaaatttaacataaaattttctccgtgtacatatatatagatatatgaatatacatagtttatatgcattatatacattaattttgtacagcGTAAATCGAAACTATTAGTAAACTGcgaatttaattctattctcTAACTCTTAttctgtatatgtattatattgctTATAGATTCGTTTTcactatatataaacatactaTTTACTAATGCATCGCACTTCAATGTAACGTAAAGCTCCAGTTCGAGTTCCTAGCTGTAAGTAAGctatattttaagaaacttGTGCAGATAATTTGTAAGAATAGTGCTTACTAAGAAGTGGAATATAGACCTGATACATATAgtacttatttattgtaaaagacaTGGACATTAGGATctatatgaaaattgtatgaaataataaggttctttaaaaaatgacgTTTTGTTACTTCAaacaaatctataatttttacagtaaaacACTTTCCACAAGTGAGAAACGGGAGCATATATACATTTGAGaagtaggttttttttttcaagagaaTTCTACTAGGAAACGTATATTCACGTATGAATACGAGAattctcttcaattttatataaattcaatcaGGTTGAagcttatattcttataaaataacatactcTTAATGATcacataaataatctttatttataaaaatacaacttatttaaattttagttcTTTAAACGCAAACATAATGCGCGTATCACGAAACACTGTATCATGTTTTTAAGTGATCACATTTAGGTATCTACGATTTACtttattctatcattttttttagcacaTATGGTAagtttgacatttattttatacgtacttTGACAACTAGGCGTCTTGAATGAAGAGTTCATgggaagaaaatgataaattcataattaatccattttaaacagaattttatgtttaaagtagaactttaaaacttatatttcttCAAATGCTTTGAAATGTAGATATATCAGATGCATTTTCTAAGAATACTTTCAATGTGACTACGTTCAAATAtttgttctatttttatttgtagtaaagaaatagataatttttagatcgagaagataatttttaacaaatgtcaaatataatattcttcttctgtgtttttataaaatcaatacttATCAAGTATGATTagcttaataattattgaacataattatttatttatgctattacATACAAACATGTAAACCATGGCGCAAAAGATTGCCCCATAcagtaatatttctgtataagCTGTTAAAGGCATTTAGACGCTTAATGTACAATTACATTGCCATTGTCAGTTATCCTGCTAATATAGCAGTACAAGTGCCATAAGAATTTAGAGGATAATATTTGTGtacattatatagatatttatatatataaaactgatGTATTTGTTCGTCAATATTATCCATGTGAAAAGATGCATTCTCTATTTTACGATAATTGTGACTTTA
This genomic interval carries:
- the Nipped-a gene encoding transformation/transcription domain-associated protein translates to MAPDPVTQMNTYRSYVTMLADPVSKDELKLKAAQELSENFEIIMCSSQYPGFLDHMMKIFLKILQEGEPHFISEYNIQQVRKLILEMIHRLPSNEYLRPYVRQILTLIFKLLETDNEENVLVCLRIIIDLHKQYKPTFNPEIQFFLQFVKNVYSELPKNLPKIFEPRPPLRVKELSEINIEALLTETFTITAIQSEKKAADGTVVTYNLIPKAVLSLKVLQELPIIVVLLNQLYKQNVHQDVSDFVPIVITTISLQPSQQHRNSPGFNKEVFVDFMGAQVKTLSFLAYVIRLYQDLISQNSAMLVKGILGLFTLCPMEVAHLRKELVIASRHILATDLRNHFIPHMEIFFNEDIFIGHGWTAHEALRPLAYSTLADLVHHVRLQLPLSDVSRAVHLYGKNLLDQTLPTAVQMVSCKLLMNLVDTVRQRSDAENSTQGRELLIRILLVFVLKFKTIAKIYIPILRNKTKQLRPAVADNTTEDTKPCIDVNEEKEPPKSKFGFPTSQAMSYNVADYRNLVKSLVHGAKAITANCINSRTSEVTQSNQLQPKETLIYIQLVKWALPALDIYTIGPPSIGVPTQPGRPVQSQTIRTREEKEVLDLFGNVFTQMNPQTFQEIFSVSIDYMVERIFKNCALQIIGSSFLSSHTVSSTFATILVEYLLERMSEMGSNVERSNLYLKLFKLVFGSVSLFPAENEHMLRPHLNLIVNRAMELAMSAKEPYNYFLLLRALFRSIGGGSHDLLYQEFLPLLPNMLEGLNRLQSGLHRQHMKDLFVELCLTVPVRLSSLLPYLPMLMDPLVSALNGSYCLVSQGLRTLELCVDNLQPDFLYEHIQPIRAELMQALWRTLHNSTDQAHVAFRVLGKFGGGNRRMMIEPQKLEYNDRETNSPNVVVYFQGLSQSIDFPIEKVIEAAFNALKSNTTDVFYRKQCWEIIYCYLAASLKMDDAAHLWYDLFTHPSFKEGEILPQQGPHYRCPDAVARNVQQTALTGMFVAAEIKELRPSVLNTVVSVVRHYTMIAIAQQAGLFSWTERENRKDMQGQDPFVLIDALAVIMGHDERELYKAGYLALVLILETATNILGSKERACQLPFMEYLAERMCSLCYERAWYAKLGGCITIKFLFERMATKWVLNHLFVFLKALIFVMMDLTDEVSNGAIDMAKENLEKMLRVCVNPGIQEDNTELIEAQNKSLYEVTRELVKQVTSPHTIVREQAMASLRQLAEIQNKSVTEVMEPHKEVLADMIPPKKHLLRHQPTNAQIGLMDGNTFCTTLNPRLFTIDLNITEHKVFFQELLGLCEADEANLNKLACYKSISNLMPLRKSALRALAACYYIENCRNKILGVLYKALEKPHAELQETAFECMKTFIAGFQLDMESVHTMMRPMLLTLGDHRNLSLDCVRRLSYLTQLFPSTFSVTLCEQMLQHVKKFLENLIQSHKGISKSGENEQKITIIIGIYHNIPASLPKFNDALCRLILQTEKSLLVEVSSPFREPLMKCLLRYPTDALNLFLHDSNIKDQQWSRYLEYLISHKDGKPFRDILHNSTARLVTMLLAHSQTNSNLTHPEKSEVQYRAIKIIGILIKYDEQWLSTQSQLVGALKQIWYNNDYQALHKKVEGVEYCHWKEPKHIVKILLHYFRHQPNDIDLLFQLLRATCDRFVPDFQFLRDFLENTVAQEYTVEWKRSAFFRFVEHFPTNNMSQELKANVLQLIIIPCFAVSFERGEGTKLVGGAPMPYQDNPENVVSVFISKIIDPDNPFGSADCVRISLLQFSCLLVEQASQHIHDVTNKRQGNKLRRLMTFAWPCLLGKNCVDPTTRYHGHLLLSHIIAKFAIHKRIVLQVFHSLLKAHAVDARNVVRQALEILTPAMPVRMEDGNTMLTHWTKKIIVEEGHSMQQLSHILQLVVRHYKVYYPVRHHLVQHIVNSIQRIGCTPTATIEHRRLAVELAEVIVKWELYRIKEEAEASESNKAMQPSTLIKRTINEDPSGKRMSSQPSGNSPVPLILPRIEPGSAKPIEKAHADAVLNFLLRLACQVNDVTTIHGNPGEQLSRRCVALLKMALKPDVWVAEQCDLKLAWLDKVLASVDSAQPNYGNISTALEVLTFLLSVMKREQILASFKPLQRGIGACITSSNTKIIRLVHGLLSRLMTIFPAEQASPNIAPKYEELDTLYTTIGRFIAEGLTTYEKTSAATPSSLFGTLMMLKAACTNNPSYIDRLITPFMRVLHKMAKEHLHSTQTEANPVTSELLILSLDLVKNRVAVMGVDMRKSFIGTILVGLIEKTQDVKVMKAITKILEEWMKNKTTIAMNQTPSLREKSILLVKMMQYVEKRFPDDLELNRQFLELVNYVYRDDSLKLTELTCKLEQAFLAGLRCVQPQVRAKFFEIFDNSMKKRLADRILYIVVSQNWENIGSHYWIKQCIELLLATVNTTTLVQITNEDLLLPSLTSIMQGGKEKESKAQTHFVCRLGRPDEEPLDTEVAEGDSKETFLEMDTWLSNLMDSTSATTPADEITEKPSLTQMINKQIRFMENAKKIKTEQLLLATAQLCHMDTGLAERVWLDMFPRIWSILEEPYLNAITTEIAPFVASGTHVIQKDCHPSALGTFLESLAHCNPPVAIPPPVMKYLGRSHNVWHRITLSLEQMGAEMAADGNGGNVKNRGETDLYRSPDEAEQVECVTPYYEVMHMLSEMYSLLCEEDMWSGLWQKRPAHYKETLHAIALEQQGFFEQAQGAYEVCTAKFRQDYPSGPAPYHLNEEMLLWERHWERTVKEQNQWDILLELGGHNNYKNPFLVLESAWRIPNWPVMKEILTQLEHNCPREMAWKINLYRGFVTLCSSEDQHLSTVERYVELASGLCMREWRRLPRIVSHVHQPLLQAAQQIMELQEAMQIHQGLLHGRSNSLHDMKAIVKTWRNRLPVIADDLSHWSDIFTWRQHHYTFISNHYDSQQDQTVNHSLLGVHASMQAIIHFGKIARKQNLCGVCLDSLAKIYNPSSVPMVDCFQKIRQQVKCYLQMATMGGQNELQEGLDVLESTNMAYFTKEMVAEFYALKGLLQSQLGRSDDANKSFSAATQLHDTLVKAWSLWGDYLESIFTRDGHARQINIGVNALVCFLHACRHQNESKSRKYIAKILWLLTYDDDKSLLMDTLDKYAVGVPAIQWLPWVPQLLMYLVRYEGSVILNLLSQVGRMFPQAVYFSIRTLYLTLKIEQRERYKSGELTAGKSQDGVEERGSTTGNVPPQQGISETGHTVRATAPMWRCSKIMHMQRDIHPTILSSLEGIVDQMVWFRETWYEEVLRQLRQGLAKCYAIAFENRGAVSEATITPHTLNFVKKLGSTFGIGIENISSSQNMSSSFSSAASESLARRAQATVQDPVFQKMKGQFTSDFDFTVPGARLLHNLISKLKKWIKILEEKTKQLPKSFLIEEKCRFLSNFSLKTAEVELPGEFLIPRHSHYSVKIARFVPRVEVVQRHNTAARRLRIRGHNGRLYPYLVVNDAGLGDARREERLLQLLRMLNHYLTKQKETSRRFLHFTVPRLVAVSPQMRLVEDNPAAISLLDIYKQACAKLGMERDAPIARYYEKLAAVQARGAQASHQVLRDILKEVQTTMVSKTMLKDWAMKTFPGATDYWTFRKMFTLQLSLTCFAEYVLHLTRLNPDMMYVHQDSGLINIAYFKFDIDDISGELDAKRPVPFRLTPNIFEFLTTIGVCGPLTASAIATARCLVQPTFQLHAILRTILRDEVIADHKRQEDAEGTSQAPTDLKGELLIKMVNHAVNAIVGRLNSLANFDGIDSKVSTLVAAANSHDNLCRMDPSWHPWL